A segment of the Kazachstania africana CBS 2517 chromosome 2, complete genome genome:
TTTCCACAAGCAATCCCACCGGTTAGGCCGACTATTAACATCCCCCTATTATTATATCTATGgtattttttgaatagtTCATTTCATGCCTTTTGAAGTATAATCtcttaaaaaatttgatatagCGAAAGGTCACCAAAATAACTCTAGTACTGGTAAATACCAAAAAGATGTCCAGTATACCGAGAGTGTACACCTTGGGGAACTCACctttaaaaaattggataTCATACAAATTAGCTAAGCTACCAAGTCAGACCAAGATAccaaatataatattgttACTGAAcgatgaaaagaatttgaaaaggtTCCTCGATAATGACTCGAAACTGAAATTAAATGGCAATGAGCAAATGCAATTTATGGCAGCATGTGAGCCCCCAACATATGTCAATGGGAGATTGGCAGTGATAGAGAACCTACTAGTCTGTGAAACTAAGAAAAAATCCATGACTTCAATGATACAAAAATACACTGCTTCATTGAGCAAATCCTCAAACGTACTAATGATAAATCCTCCGATAGGATGTATACCTTATTTATATGAGAAGGTGTGGAgtgatttgaaaagaccaaatttattcataGGTTTGAATCCCAATTATAGGAAACgaataaaaaaatgctATACTGATGAATTTAATGTGAATGAAACTTTCGAACCtcataaatttgaattattacTTACATCAGTACCGAGAGAGTTTGCGAGTTACAGATATAGTCCACTTCAGCATACTTTGGACAATCAATTGTTAGCGTTGGTTAAAGAAAtaagtgatattgatgCTAAGATCGTTCCTTTCGGTGAGTTTTTAGTGGTAAGATTCGAAAAACTAATAGAAGATAGTTGTATTGAACCCCTAGCTTTATTATATGATTGTAAATTCAATAAGGAGATCTTGCAGTTGCAACAGGCTAAGATAATGGTTCGAAATCTTGTGAATGAACAgacaaaaataattttaaaagcATTTCCCTTCATCAAAGAGCTTCCATTCTACAAAGTCGCTTTTGATAATGACAGATTGTACAACGTGGTTATAAGTACGCTACAAAAGTCTCCCTTTGAACAAAGTAAATTGATTCAGGATATGAACAAGCTAAATTATACAGATATCAATCAGTTAACAGGGTATTTTGTCAGATTGGCGTACTCTATGAATATGGATTGTAGATGGAATGAAACCATTACATGGCTAGTGAAAGGCAAAGTAGAACTGATGAGACGTCGGAAATTAGATTTTCGTTATCTGTAAGTAGTTTTAATGCATAACatgatttatatattcttatAATAAAATGACTAATATTTATCCATATGGTTGCCAATTATTCTGATATATCCTTCATATATTGTCATGATATTGTCGATACACCAGGAAgtgatttcaatttgagaAGATCTCAATGTATTTAAATTGGAGATATTTTCGTTGTAGTCTTGCATTAAGGAAgacaataaatttttcacgaattcatcaattgctGGCCTGAAATATAACTCAGATACATAGcctttgataaatttaccTATCTTATCGTAATCTTCTGTCACAACTAAGCAAATAGCCACCAGACTTCGATAACTGATCTCCTCGAAGTTGATCGTATAGTCATCCCAATATCCTTGACCCAGCAAATATGCTTGCATTTTTGGTCCTCCTGTATTAAGCACTGTTCTTCTTATTATGTTGGAAATATCGATAAAATTccattcattatttttcagTGTAAAACCGTACTCATTGAgtaaaaaatcatttgaatgTGGTCcataattgaaaaagagcTCATCACCTCTTTGTTTATAAGAATGCTTCCCACACCTTACTGTAAACTGACCAACCTTGTCCTGTATGATCTTTGGCTTAGTTACATGTGGGTAACAATGAACGTCGATTTCAGCAGTATGATTTAAAAAGTCTACAAATGGAACCAAAGTAAATTGGCTTGAATCATCGTCCTCTTTAATGGAGATTTTTGCATATAAACATCTTGAATTTATGATAAAATACACATGAATGAAATCTAGAAACTGCGTTTCCAAAGATACTGTAATgttgaatattttattccatactttcaaaatcgGGGAGATGATCTCCCAGTCCTCCATCACTAATTCAACCTTCTCTTTTAGCTGTTTTTTTGAACCATCTGGTAAGTAGTGAATTAGCTTTTTGTATGATGAATCCTGTATTAGTTCCCAGATTGCAGGTATCGATATCAGTTCCTCTTTAGAGGGCCAAACATCAAAAAATGGCTTCCAGAATGAGGTAACTTCTTCACTTTTGGACCATAGTGGGAGAAATTTCCATTCAGCCAAAATATACAGGGCTAGTAGCTGGAAAGAGCTAAACTTAAGTAGAGTTGTCTCatctaaaatttcatatGCCCGAAATCTTGGATCATCGTCAGCTATAAGATTGCGatcttcatttgattcaTCGCCTTCAGAGAAATGTCCAGACTTGAATGTATGAATTCTCTCTAAAACGGtgtaaaaattcaattggTGAGAGCTGGGTATACTGAagacaatttcatttttttgaatccTATCATTTATCAGCCTGACACCTCTACCTGATTCTTTTGAATCCACCACCTTGATCTTATcagatatttcaaaaaatggagATTTCTCTAGCCATTTCTGTAAAGTTGCAACGTTAGCCTCCATATAACCCACCTTCTTCGGTGGTTCAAGTACCAGTTTGTTAGTCAAATATTCCTTCCTCGATGTcgaagtttttcaaaataaaattatatgaaaaatgtataatgtgaaaatatcaagttctacataaaaatattgaaatacCAACAAATTGAATGTTATATGGGGAATATTGGCAAATAAGAAGTTCCGAGGGGATGGTTAGGCCTTTGCTAAAGACAGTTTAATTAGTAAAGCGATCACACCCGCAGATGCAGCCGATATAGCCACGAATTTACCTGTTTTTTTCCTATTACCATAGTTTTGTCCTTTTTTGACGCTCCCATCCTCTTGGAATGACTCCATCTCGTCAGTATCACTAGTTGCTTCGCTCTCATCTTTGACTGTTTTAGAGTCCTTTTGGTTAAATTTTGAGTTTTTATATTTCTCTACTTCCAATCTTGTCTTCATATCGTCGATTTCCATTTCtaacttcttcaattggTTGTTATATACTGTTTCCTTCTCATCCATCCTTGCTTTCAAGAGCTCTTTGTCCGTTTTGAAACGTTCAAACTTCTCTTTGGTTTCTTTAATATAAATTTCATGCTTTTCgttgaaagatttttttaaagTATTTTGCAGTTTGATTAACTGTTTATCATTCATATCAACcattaatttattgatataGTCTAGATTTGTAGTATAGtttacaagaaaattttccattgaCTTTAATTTGGCCAATTCCTGTTTTTCTAATGCAATTTCTGTTGATAGTgctttaataatatttatcaGATTGGGACTAGTACCAATTGAGTTATTTATAAATATGCCACTCAGAATTTCAGTTTCTGGACCTAATATTGAGTCCTCTAAATCTAAATTGTTGACGTCACCAAACATTGCCGCTTCGAATGCAGCTCTTTGTGCTGTTGTTGCAGTGACTTCTACTTgagaattattatttgtaattattttattttcagtaaGGATGTCGTTAGTATTGGATTTTGTTTGATCTTGTTGTCCAATATCACTCTCGCCATTGAATTCAGGCGagatattattaattaaaGGTATCACGgatatttcttcaacaagAGCACTTATTTTCCTGTGCTCGAATTTACTGTCAATGTCTGTTCCTAAGTCAATAATATCACCGATCTTCAGTTCTACATCAGTTTGGCTAATTCTACTGCCATTGACAAAAGTTCCGTTGCTCGACTTCAGGTCCCTAATATATATCTTACCTGTCAATGCATCACAACTTAGACATGCATGACTTCTCGAAAGAACCCTAGAGTCAAAATTCCCGTTGTCTGGTCTCACGAGAGCatttgaatctttcttattcgttgtattattattatttccaGAATTTGAGTTGACCACAGGTCTACctaattttaaaatatccGGCTTGAAAGGTACCACAAGGTATTTTGCTTCGAATGTGGCATTTAGAGACTTCAAAACTATGATATGTATGTATTTGCTACGAGGCTGCACTGTTACATTCGTAATAGGAGCTGAAGTGGTAGCAATTGGATTATTAGGAATTGAACGGGACAGCAATTGAGATTGCTCCACTTCCTGGGTAAATTGGTCATAGTCACTTTGTGATCTTGATCCGCTACTTCTAGAATTTGACCTTGTTCTTCCCGTTGGCCTATGCTGTTTGTTAGGAGAAGCTCTTGTTGTCGAATTACCTGAGCTGGGGAACTGCTGCTGTCTTCTCTTGTTGTCTAACTCCGACATCATACGTGCACTGAGCCCTATAACTGGTTTGACGCTGTTGCTTCCTTTCAATTGATCAGTATATTGATCCATTCAtcatttgttctttttACAAGAAAGCGAGACggtgaaatatttaattgattGTAAATACGTCTATATATCCAGTAAATAAAAGATTCCAAAACAGTCTAGAGAAGACGTGCAAATAGAGTATCAAGATGGCAGAGGCATTGGAATCAAGCGTTGTTAGTTTAGAAAGCACGATTTCGCTGCTTCAGGATTCGattgaaactttgaaaacCGATTCCAAGGATAATAATTATTTGACAGATACAATGTTACGATGCAATCAAGTATTCGAGTTAATACCTGAATTTGACATTGAGAGAGCAAGAAACGATTTGAATGAAGAAGTAGAGCCATTGATTAGGACTTTACAGgagaagttgaagaaatcttTAAGCAAGATGACCAGAGAGTTGGACACGTTAAAGCAAACGTTCGAACTAAACCAGCTGCGTCTTAACAATACAGCCACAAATAACGAGACAGATCTTTCCAGTGATGATATCAATGTTAGCACGGATGATGTAGTCATGGCGTCTTCGACAAATGAAGAGTTGGaggaattgaaaagattaagattGAAGAGGGAAGAACTGCAAGAAAGActaaatcaattgaatcaGTAGTCAGCCActgcaaaaaaaaaaaggatcAATATTGATTCAGACGTGTACGATGCATATTCATAGCAAAAACTTCGTTAAAATTCAGCCCAATTCCTGGCCTGCGGTACGAAAGTATAGCCGATAATATCTGATAGTATAATGGATGCCTCGTAAAACTATCGAAATATATACGCCACCATTAGTGTATATAATGTTTTGTATTAGTAGATCATCTGTTCTCGAGTAGAACGGGcgcttttcaaaattctaaaatatcaaaaggATAACGCAATTGGTTGCAAGTCACTGAGAAGTTGCTAATGGTTGAAAGAAACTGAGAATGATGACAAGTGCAGTATACTTTGGGAAAGGGTCACTTAGACGCATGACTGTGGTGAAAGTAGCCCCCAGGCGAAGCTTTGTTTTGGGTGCTGTCACAACAGCTACATTAGGGTCTTTTTTATTGGGAAAAGAAGCTACATTAGCCAACCGGATGAATAACGGTGAGCTCCATAACAAGAATGTTGACTACGACGcaaaattgaaggaaaatgtGCATAGGAGGCTACAGGCACTGAAAAATACAAGACCAATGGAACCAAATTATGAAGGGCATGTTCCCTTATACAAGAGTGAAAAGCTGTTACTATTTCTTGTATCTGGTTTGAGATCATTCCTGCATCCAGAAAATGGTTACAATATCGTACAATTGGGAGAAGCCACGGCATTCCCAATATTCTTAGAGAgtttgaagaaaacaatGCTATCTGATGCTACTGGTAGAAGAATTCTTCGAGATAAACCTCATGTACATTCGGAGACGCTACATATGGGGAAATTGTCTCAGTACCCTCAAAACACGTTTGGATATAAGTTCTATGAATGGTGCAAAAATGAAAACGTTACTCCGGACACAAGAGCCCCAGTAACTTATATAGATGATCCTTTGCACGCTTATGTGTTCAAGAGGTACAGACAATGTCACGACTTTTACCACGCTTTAAACAATCTGCCAATAATCATAGAAGGTGAGATCACAGTGAAGGCCCTGGAGGCAGCAAATCTGGGGGTGCCAATGGCTGCATTAGGTGCGATATTCGCCCCATTGAGGTTGAAACcaattcaaaaacaaaGATTGTACGATATCTATTTGCCTTGGGCTGTAAAGACGGGTTTAACATGTAAACCACTGATCAATGTGTATTGGGAGGAGCTTCTGGATAAAGATATTGACGAATTGAGAAACGACCTAGGGATCACTTTACCACCAGACctaagaaaaattagaaaacaGCGCAAAGAGACGTTGAACCATCTGAAAATCAAGTATAATAAACAAAGAATGGGAAGCTAGATGGAGAACGTAGTATTCAGCAAGAAGTAACTGAGATTGTGTGAAGAAAGGACGACCAGTATTTTTTTCGATGGCGAGACATATATTAGCGCATTGATCGTGAATTGCAATGTaagtaaagaaaatattcgAACAAAGTCAGGTATATAGCCCAAGAATCAATTTATATGTGAGTGCACTCTCAGCTGAGAACACCTGAAAGGTCAGATCGGTGTCTTAATCTGTCTGTTCTAGGGTGTCGTTGCAAGCGACGTTGTTAGTTACGGAAAATGTTAGAGGCTTCTATTTTTAATGACgaaaatatataaacgTCTATGTATTTCTACAGTGATGCGAATGTAGAGAAGCATATAAAGTCTTTGAAGTTGCCAATTAAAAGGACCGTTCTATCATGCTGCTGCAGGGTTTTTTCGCTAGAATTCCCTTGTTTTTGTCATTTCcaacaataattttgtcGAGCCATTTGATAATACCAACGCCTCaggatattttttttgagaagggtataaattttattcaattggA
Coding sequences within it:
- the SPC19 gene encoding Spc19p (similar to Saccharomyces cerevisiae SPC19 (YDR201W); ancestral locus Anc_8.409), giving the protein MAEALESSVVSLESTISLLQDSIETLKTDSKDNNYLTDTMLRCNQVFELIPEFDIERARNDLNEEVEPLIRTLQEKLKKSLSKMTRELDTLKQTFELNQLRLNNTATNNETDLSSDDINVSTDDVVMASSTNEELEELKRLRLKREELQERLNQLNQ
- the RKM2 gene encoding protein-lysine N-methyltransferase (similar to Saccharomyces cerevisiae RKM2 (YDR198C); ancestral locus Anc_8.406); this translates as MEANVATLQKWLEKSPFFEISDKIKVVDSKESGRGVRLINDRIQKNEIVFSIPSSHQLNFYTVLERIHTFKSGHFSEGDESNEDRNLIADDDPRFRAYEILDETTLLKFSSFQLLALYILAEWKFLPLWSKSEEVTSFWKPFFDVWPSKEELISIPAIWELIQDSSYKKLIHYLPDGSKKQLKEKVELVMEDWEIISPILKVWNKIFNITVSLETQFLDFIHVYFIINSRCLYAKISIKEDDDSSQFTLVPFVDFLNHTAEIDVHCYPHVTKPKIIQDKVGQFTVRCGKHSYKQRGDELFFNYGPHSNDFLLNEYGFTLKNNEWNFIDISNIIRRTVLNTGGPKMQAYLLGQGYWDDYTINFEEISYRSLVAICLVVTEDYDKIGKFIKGYVSELYFRPAIDEFVKNLLSSLMQDYNENISNLNTLRSSQIEITSWCIDNIMTIYEGYIRIIGNHMDKY
- the VPS64 gene encoding Vps64p (similar to Saccharomyces cerevisiae VPS64 (YDR200C) and FAR10 (YLR238W); ancestral locus Anc_8.408) — its product is MDQYTDQLKGSNSVKPVIGLSARMMSELDNKRRQQQFPSSGNSTTRASPNKQHRPTGRTRSNSRSSGSRSQSDYDQFTQEVEQSQLLSRSIPNNPIATTSAPITNVTVQPRSKYIHIIVLKSLNATFEAKYLVVPFKPDILKLGRPVVNSNSGNNNNTTNKKDSNALVRPDNGNFDSRVLSRSHACLSCDALTGKIYIRDLKSSNGTFVNGSRISQTDVELKIGDIIDLGTDIDSKFEHRKISALVEEISVIPLINNISPEFNGESDIGQQDQTKSNTNDILTENKIITNNNSQVEVTATTAQRAAFEAAMFGDVNNLDLEDSILGPETEILSGIFINNSIGTSPNLINIIKALSTEIALEKQELAKLKSMENFLVNYTTNLDYINKLMVDMNDKQLIKLQNTLKKSFNEKHEIYIKETKEKFERFKTDKELLKARMDEKETVYNNQLKKLEMEIDDMKTRLEVEKYKNSKFNQKDSKTVKDESEATSDTDEMESFQEDGSVKKGQNYGNRKKTGKFVAISAASAGVIALLIKLSLAKA
- the COQ4 gene encoding ubiquinone biosynthesis protein COQ4 (similar to Saccharomyces cerevisiae COQ4 (YDR204W); ancestral locus Anc_8.411) codes for the protein MTSAVYFGKGSLRRMTVVKVAPRRSFVLGAVTTATLGSFLLGKEATLANRMNNGELHNKNVDYDAKLKENVHRRLQALKNTRPMEPNYEGHVPLYKSEKLLLFLVSGLRSFLHPENGYNIVQLGEATAFPIFLESLKKTMLSDATGRRILRDKPHVHSETLHMGKLSQYPQNTFGYKFYEWCKNENVTPDTRAPVTYIDDPLHAYVFKRYRQCHDFYHALNNLPIIIEGEITVKALEAANLGVPMAALGAIFAPLRLKPIQKQRLYDIYLPWAVKTGLTCKPLINVYWEELLDKDIDELRNDLGITLPPDLRKIRKQRKETLNHLKIKYNKQRMGS
- the CBS2 gene encoding Cbs2p (similar to Saccharomyces cerevisiae CBS2 (YDR197W); ancestral locus Anc_8.405), whose amino-acid sequence is MSSIPRVYTLGNSPLKNWISYKLAKLPSQTKIPNIILLLNDEKNLKRFLDNDSKLKLNGNEQMQFMAACEPPTYVNGRLAVIENLLVCETKKKSMTSMIQKYTASLSKSSNVLMINPPIGCIPYLYEKVWSDLKRPNLFIGLNPNYRKRIKKCYTDEFNVNETFEPHKFELLLTSVPREFASYRYSPLQHTLDNQLLALVKEISDIDAKIVPFGEFLVVRFEKLIEDSCIEPLALLYDCKFNKEILQLQQAKIMVRNLVNEQTKIILKAFPFIKELPFYKVAFDNDRLYNVVISTLQKSPFEQSKLIQDMNKLNYTDINQLTGYFVRLAYSMNMDCRWNETITWLVKGKVELMRRRKLDFRYL